One genomic window of Cygnus olor isolate bCygOlo1 chromosome 3, bCygOlo1.pri.v2, whole genome shotgun sequence includes the following:
- the SNX5 gene encoding sorting nexin-5 isoform X1, producing MALLREEAQSKLRSVSVDLNVDPSLQIDIPDALSEKDRVKFTVHTKTTLPAFQSSEFSVTRQHEDFVWLHDTLTETEEYAGLIIPPAPSKPDFDGPREKMQKLGEGEVSMTKEEFAKMKQELEAEYLAVFKKTVSSHEIFLQRISSHPVLSKDRNFHVFLEYDQDLSVRRKNTKEMFGGFLKSVVKSADEVLFSGVKEVDDFFEQEKTFLVNYYNRIKDACAKADKMTRSHKNVADDYIYTSACLNSLALEEPTVIKKYLLKVAELFEKLRKVESRVSSDEDLKLSELLRYYMLNIEAAKDLLYRRTRALVNYENSNKALDKARLKSKDVRLAEEHQQDCCQKFEKISESAKQELMSFKQKRIAAFRKNLIEMAELEIKHAKNNVSLLQSCIDLFKN from the exons CTGAGGTCTGTGTCTGTAGACCTGAATGTTGATCCTTCTCTCCAAATTGATATACCGGATGCCCTGAGTGAAAAGGACAGAGTGAAGTTCACGGTACATACTAAG ACTACGCTGCCAGCTTTTCAAAGCTCTGAGTTTTCAGTTACAAGGCAGCATGAAGACTTTGTGTGGCTGCATGATACGCTCACTGAAACTGAGGAATACGCCGGACTCATT ATACCTCCAGCACCTTCAAAGCCGGACTTTGATGGTCCCAGAGAGAAGATGCAGAAACTAGGAGAAGGAGAAGTGTCTATGACAAAAGAGGAGTTTGCCAAAATGAAGCAAGAACTGGAAGC tgaatACCTTGCTGTCTTCAAGAAGACTGTATCATCACATGAGATCTTCCTTCAGCGGATTTCTTCTCACCCTGTGCTCAGCAAAGATCgcaattttcatgttttcctggAGTATGACCAGGAT CTGAGTGTTcggaggaaaaacacaaaagagatGTTTggtggctttttaaaaagtgtggtAAAGAGTGCTGATGAAGTTCTCTTCTCTGGAGTCAAG GAAGTAGATGACTTTTTTGAGCAAGAGAAGACTTTTCTTGTAAACTACTACAACAGAATCAAGGATGCATGTGCAAAAGCAGATAAGATGACAAGATCTCATAAAA ATGTCGCAGACGACTATATTTATACTTCAGCCTGCTTGAACAGCCTGGCATTAGAAGAACCTACAGTTATCAAAAA GTATCTCTTGAAAGTTGCTGAGCTCTTTGAGAAACTCAGG aaagtgGAGAGTAGAGTTTCATCAGATGAAGACTTAAAGCTCTCTGAACTGTTGAGATACTACATGCTCAATATAGAAGCTGCTAAG GATCTTCTGTACAGACGTACAAGGGCTCTCGTCAATTATGAAAATTCAAACAAAGCTCTAGACAAAGCCAGGCTAAAGAGCAAGGATGTCAGGCTGGCAGAGGAACATCAACAGGACTGTTGTCAGAAGTttgaaaagatttcagaatCTGCAAAACAAG AATTGATGAGCTTCAAACAGAAGAGAATAGCAGCCTTCCGCAAAAACTTAATTGAAATGgcagaactggaaataaaacatgcaaag aaCAATGTATCTCTCCTGCAAAGCTGTATTGACTTGTTCAAGAACTAA
- the SNX5 gene encoding sorting nexin-5 isoform X2, with amino-acid sequence MQKLGEGEVSMTKEEFAKMKQELEAEYLAVFKKTVSSHEIFLQRISSHPVLSKDRNFHVFLEYDQDLSVRRKNTKEMFGGFLKSVVKSADEVLFSGVKEVDDFFEQEKTFLVNYYNRIKDACAKADKMTRSHKNVADDYIYTSACLNSLALEEPTVIKKYLLKVAELFEKLRKVESRVSSDEDLKLSELLRYYMLNIEAAKDLLYRRTRALVNYENSNKALDKARLKSKDVRLAEEHQQDCCQKFEKISESAKQELMSFKQKRIAAFRKNLIEMAELEIKHAKNNVSLLQSCIDLFKN; translated from the exons ATGCAGAAACTAGGAGAAGGAGAAGTGTCTATGACAAAAGAGGAGTTTGCCAAAATGAAGCAAGAACTGGAAGC tgaatACCTTGCTGTCTTCAAGAAGACTGTATCATCACATGAGATCTTCCTTCAGCGGATTTCTTCTCACCCTGTGCTCAGCAAAGATCgcaattttcatgttttcctggAGTATGACCAGGAT CTGAGTGTTcggaggaaaaacacaaaagagatGTTTggtggctttttaaaaagtgtggtAAAGAGTGCTGATGAAGTTCTCTTCTCTGGAGTCAAG GAAGTAGATGACTTTTTTGAGCAAGAGAAGACTTTTCTTGTAAACTACTACAACAGAATCAAGGATGCATGTGCAAAAGCAGATAAGATGACAAGATCTCATAAAA ATGTCGCAGACGACTATATTTATACTTCAGCCTGCTTGAACAGCCTGGCATTAGAAGAACCTACAGTTATCAAAAA GTATCTCTTGAAAGTTGCTGAGCTCTTTGAGAAACTCAGG aaagtgGAGAGTAGAGTTTCATCAGATGAAGACTTAAAGCTCTCTGAACTGTTGAGATACTACATGCTCAATATAGAAGCTGCTAAG GATCTTCTGTACAGACGTACAAGGGCTCTCGTCAATTATGAAAATTCAAACAAAGCTCTAGACAAAGCCAGGCTAAAGAGCAAGGATGTCAGGCTGGCAGAGGAACATCAACAGGACTGTTGTCAGAAGTttgaaaagatttcagaatCTGCAAAACAAG AATTGATGAGCTTCAAACAGAAGAGAATAGCAGCCTTCCGCAAAAACTTAATTGAAATGgcagaactggaaataaaacatgcaaag aaCAATGTATCTCTCCTGCAAAGCTGTATTGACTTGTTCAAGAACTAA